The genomic window CCGCCGGGAGTGGGACGCCGTCGGCGCCGACATGCTGACGGTGCGGGGAAACCGGCGGACCGGCTTCGTCGAGCTGGGCCTGGACCTCTCCATCGTCGGCTCTCCCTGCGCTGTGCAGACCGTGGGATGGATCGTGGACACCGAGCACCACGCGAGCTTCGCCTACTGGCCCGCGAGCGCGATCCCCGTCCCCGTGTTCACCATCCCCAGGGACAGCGTCCGCGTGGCGGTCTTCCGGTCCGCGGCGGACGAGGCCGTCCCCGCACGGGATTCGGCCCGCTCCGACTCCGTTCGGCGCAGGCCGGACCCGCTCCGCCTGCTGCACCGCTTCGGCTTCGAGCTGGTGGATGGCGTCGCCCCCAACGACCTCGCCAACCTGGACCGCATCTCCTACCGGCGCGTGGGCGACTGCGCGGAGGGGCCGTAGGCGAGCCTGCGAAGGACCATCCTCACCGCGGAGAGCGCGCGCGGATGCGGCGCAGCGCCTCTCCCGGGAGCCCCACGACCAGGACACCGACCACGACGTGCAGTGCGCCCTGGAGCGTCGGGGGGAACGCCCCCAGCGCCACCAGGAGCGTCGTGGCGGCAGCCGGAGGATGGGAGGCGCGCAGGGCGATCTGCGACAGGGCGGTAAGCACGACGGCCAGGATGGCGGCCAGCACGCGCGCCCCGGTCAGCTGCCCCCCCGCGAGTACGGGCGGGTCGACGGCCGCGCCGGCCAGGAACACGCCGGCGTGGCCGGCCGCCAGGCCGAGGAGGTGGCCGAGTACGACGCTGCGAAGCGAGTTGCTGCGGTCCCCGGGGGAGTGCGCCTGCGCAACCGCGGTGGGCCCGAGGCTCGGGAAGAGCCACACGTTCCCGGTGGCGAGCCCCGCCCCGCCCGCTATGGCAACCAGGAGCGCCGACGCGAGCGGCACCCAGAGTACGTCCGGCATGCGCCGCGTCCCGCTGCGGTTCTCTCCCACGGGTGCGCAGCCTAGAAGAGCGGGATGGCGCGGCCCCCGACCTCCCCCGTCTCGTCCACCTTCAGGCCGGCGCGCTCCGCTTCCAGCCCGCGCATGAAGACCCGGAAGATCTGCTCCAGCTCCCAGTCCGTGTAGAACAGGTGGTCGTACCCCATCTGGTCGGCCATGGGCTTCATCAGCTGGTGGTAGGCGA from Longimicrobiaceae bacterium includes these protein-coding regions:
- a CDS encoding HPP family protein; translated protein: MPDVLWVPLASALLVAIAGGAGLATGNVWLFPSLGPTAVAQAHSPGDRSNSLRSVVLGHLLGLAAGHAGVFLAGAAVDPPVLAGGQLTGARVLAAILAVVLTALSQIALRASHPPAAATTLLVALGAFPPTLQGALHVVVGVLVVGLPGEALRRIRARSPR